A stretch of Pseudomonas taetrolens DNA encodes these proteins:
- a CDS encoding Hcp family type VI secretion system effector — protein sequence MATPAYMSVNGERQGLITSGAFTADSVGNIYQEGHEDEVMVQAFSHEVIIPRDPQSGQPTGQRVHKPVCITKVFDKASPLLLAALTSGERITSVEIKWYRTSASGTQEHYYTTLLEDAIIVDIKDYMHNCQDPANSHFTHLEDVHFTYRKITWTHEISGTSGYDDWRTPVAS from the coding sequence ATGGCTACACCAGCGTATATGTCGGTCAATGGCGAGAGACAAGGTCTGATCACGAGTGGTGCTTTTACCGCCGACTCAGTGGGCAATATCTATCAGGAAGGGCATGAAGACGAAGTGATGGTGCAGGCCTTCAGCCATGAAGTCATCATTCCCCGTGATCCCCAGTCGGGCCAGCCCACCGGGCAGCGCGTTCACAAGCCGGTATGCATTACCAAAGTCTTTGACAAGGCCTCGCCGCTGTTACTGGCAGCCCTGACTTCCGGTGAACGGATTACTTCGGTAGAAATCAAGTGGTATCGGACTTCGGCTTCCGGTACCCAAGAGCATTACTACACCACCCTGCTTGAAGACGCGATCATCGTGGATATCAAGGATTACATGCATAACTGCCAGGACCCGGCCAACTCGCACTTCACTCACCTCGAAGACGTGCACTTCACGTATCGCAAAATTACATGGACTCACGAAATCAGTGGTACTTCCGGTTATGACGACTGGCGGACTCCGGTCGCCAGTTAA
- a CDS encoding AAA domain-containing protein: MDTVRARLAGLIEFVKQTALMQKRPALTVSQHKAFGITEEKLRALPGVSLDVQDAADDEIWLRLERLHETKPPAPLSLLLAQWIELKGTPQTEPALKARVNRQVLLNSGALSEPERSRLTATGIHVGEEVLPDEWVNLDDCLDADDIKAQLKSYTQTAWQVWAVEEKQRRKSIELYAELFLLVQQMQGNLGDAQLELVWGMGVSTWEHPVVGVIHYPLISQLVEVGINPDNMAIEVRPRSVEPRLEVDAYVAAEIAGVGPLDKQAKAFFKQEQAGISPFDAASHEPVIRLASTLLDAQGVYLPPTLTEEDRSVPKAGEHLCVTDTWTLFARARDSNMFIEDLGRFEGAMDALEVMPPALQAILTEPSDVLEDLELPPFRGLSYVSGSQGGDSPAAKAHELYFPKPYNDEQVQIIQLLEVHDGVVVQGPPGTGKTHTIANVISHYLANGKRVLVTSMKDPALAVLQEKLPEDIRPLAISLLSSEADGMKQFEFAIQKISAEVQRIDRALYKREISQIDDEINALHGQISGVDREITHWAERNLSDLEIDGERLSPTHAAQQVATHQNEVTRFADRLSLGDEHRPQFTVQDIIALRQARSELRESLSYLGHTVPRLADFPEAQTLIQVHQDLARESQLQHKESTGEVPRLVDSRAQTLEQAQVLAEHLEHLQALRTQIKTTAQDWVPAMQAYLSRSGDSDVLGLFDTLKGEIETLLVGRKAFVARPVSLTFELSAQPEVLTAIENLAQGRRPFGLAGLIGKGAQKQLLDEIVVLGSKPQNDEDWAHVHGFVRFQQLSRTLLLRWNALAAEMPLPTLETDAEHLVAAARAIELFDDLVRAHHWETRAQAELRQLLPEWAEASQLSGDDTVLATAQSILQHYLIRHRLAATWATKEAFNKALAGCGGAVSERLQGFFDLSLGQRGVDTSDIQAQWSELMDELRRVLALSDALATVQRVTDLIAQSGGLIWAARLREEPSLQPVDTLLADNCLDVWRLSRLAHYLESIDGREDLKRLFKVRGELELSLSRLYQDAVVKRTWLRLSENATPSVRAALELYRTAIRKIGKGTGVRAGRYRQDARLAADVAISAIPCWIMPHYRICESLPAQYGAFDLVIIDEASQSDLSALPALLRARKVLVVGDDKQVSPDGIGMEEERVQTMMTRFLGNQVALYRPLMSPERSLYDLFKVVFAKSGTMLREHFRCVAPIIEYSKREFYNHELKPLRLPMMTERLDPPLIDLLVMDGVKKGKFNLGEANVIVEEIRRLIAMPQIAGRSIGVVSLLGAEQAQKIMQMLTQALGEEVITQFQISCGDARTFQGKERDIMFLSMVASPGDCFANTRDSIAQRFNVAASRARDRMYLVRSVEISDLSPVDSLRRGLIEHFETPFAQDAVQVSDLRELCESGFECDMYDELTRRGYRVIPQVGVGAYRIDMVVEGHNDSRLAIECDGDRFHGPDRWDSDMRRQRILERAGWRFWRCFASAFTLSRQAIVDDLLATLKAMDIEPASGEGAAPSIHVERRQVFGFQRDDEGSEEGSPHRHDDRPAKDPFLIWIPDVAHVESEVDSLLPQMV; the protein is encoded by the coding sequence ATGGATACAGTACGCGCACGTCTCGCCGGTCTGATTGAATTCGTCAAACAGACGGCGCTCATGCAAAAGCGCCCGGCGCTAACAGTGAGCCAGCACAAAGCATTTGGCATCACTGAAGAAAAACTGAGGGCCTTGCCGGGTGTCAGCCTGGATGTGCAAGACGCCGCCGACGATGAAATATGGTTACGGCTTGAGCGATTGCACGAAACTAAACCACCGGCGCCACTCAGCCTGCTGCTGGCACAGTGGATTGAACTCAAGGGGACTCCGCAGACCGAGCCGGCCCTCAAAGCGCGGGTGAATCGCCAGGTGCTGCTCAACAGCGGTGCACTGTCCGAGCCCGAGCGTTCACGCTTAACGGCCACCGGTATCCATGTAGGCGAAGAGGTTTTGCCTGATGAGTGGGTGAATCTGGACGACTGTCTGGATGCCGATGACATAAAGGCTCAGCTCAAGTCCTACACCCAAACCGCGTGGCAGGTGTGGGCGGTGGAAGAAAAGCAGCGCCGTAAAAGCATTGAGCTTTACGCCGAACTGTTTTTGCTGGTGCAGCAGATGCAAGGCAACCTGGGGGATGCCCAGCTGGAGCTGGTCTGGGGGATGGGCGTTTCGACATGGGAACACCCCGTGGTCGGAGTCATCCATTACCCGTTGATTAGCCAGTTGGTCGAGGTCGGCATTAACCCGGACAACATGGCCATTGAAGTGCGCCCGCGCTCGGTCGAACCCCGACTCGAAGTGGACGCCTATGTGGCGGCGGAAATCGCCGGTGTGGGGCCGCTGGATAAGCAGGCCAAGGCATTTTTCAAGCAGGAGCAGGCCGGTATCAGCCCGTTTGATGCCGCCAGCCATGAGCCTGTGATTCGCCTGGCATCCACCTTGCTGGATGCCCAGGGCGTGTACCTGCCACCCACGCTCACTGAAGAGGACCGTTCGGTGCCCAAGGCGGGGGAGCACCTGTGTGTCACAGACACCTGGACCCTGTTTGCACGTGCCCGCGACAGCAATATGTTTATCGAGGATCTGGGGCGGTTTGAAGGCGCAATGGACGCGCTGGAGGTAATGCCACCGGCTTTGCAGGCGATTTTGACCGAGCCTTCAGACGTGCTGGAAGACCTTGAGCTGCCGCCGTTTCGCGGATTGTCTTATGTCAGCGGCTCACAAGGGGGTGATAGCCCCGCCGCGAAGGCCCACGAGCTGTATTTCCCCAAACCGTATAACGACGAACAAGTGCAAATCATCCAGTTGCTGGAGGTGCACGACGGCGTTGTGGTCCAGGGCCCGCCCGGAACCGGCAAGACCCACACCATCGCCAACGTCATCAGCCATTACCTGGCCAACGGCAAGCGTGTACTGGTGACCTCCATGAAGGATCCGGCGCTGGCGGTGCTCCAGGAAAAACTCCCCGAAGACATTCGTCCGCTGGCGATCAGTTTGTTGAGCAGTGAAGCGGACGGTATGAAGCAGTTCGAGTTCGCGATTCAAAAGATATCGGCAGAGGTTCAGCGTATTGATCGAGCGCTGTACAAGCGTGAAATCAGTCAGATTGATGACGAAATCAATGCGCTTCACGGGCAGATTTCCGGTGTGGATCGGGAAATCACTCACTGGGCCGAGCGCAATCTGTCGGACCTCGAAATAGACGGCGAGCGCCTCAGCCCGACCCATGCCGCGCAGCAGGTCGCCACGCATCAGAACGAAGTCACCCGTTTTGCCGACCGTCTCAGTCTGGGAGATGAGCACCGTCCGCAGTTCACCGTGCAAGACATCATCGCCTTGCGTCAGGCCCGTTCAGAGCTCCGGGAATCATTGTCTTACCTGGGACACACCGTACCTCGGCTGGCTGATTTTCCAGAGGCGCAGACGCTGATCCAGGTTCATCAGGACCTGGCCCGGGAAAGCCAGTTGCAGCACAAGGAAAGTACGGGCGAAGTGCCTCGGCTGGTGGACTCCAGAGCTCAAACCCTGGAGCAGGCGCAGGTATTGGCTGAGCATCTGGAGCACTTGCAGGCGCTGCGTACACAGATCAAGACCACCGCCCAGGACTGGGTGCCCGCGATGCAGGCTTATCTGTCACGCAGCGGTGACAGCGATGTACTGGGGCTTTTCGACACTCTCAAGGGGGAAATAGAAACCCTCCTGGTGGGGCGAAAAGCCTTCGTGGCCCGGCCGGTGAGCTTGACGTTTGAGCTGTCAGCGCAGCCCGAAGTGCTGACGGCCATCGAGAACCTGGCCCAGGGTCGCCGCCCGTTCGGCCTGGCGGGACTGATCGGCAAAGGCGCACAAAAGCAGTTGCTGGACGAAATAGTCGTGCTCGGCAGCAAGCCGCAAAACGATGAAGACTGGGCGCATGTGCATGGGTTTGTGCGCTTCCAGCAGCTCAGCCGAACCTTGCTCCTGCGCTGGAATGCACTGGCAGCCGAGATGCCGCTGCCGACGCTGGAAACGGATGCCGAGCATCTGGTGGCCGCCGCTCGAGCGATTGAGCTATTCGATGACCTGGTGCGTGCGCATCACTGGGAAACCCGCGCCCAGGCTGAACTCAGGCAGTTACTCCCGGAGTGGGCTGAAGCCAGCCAGCTGAGTGGGGATGACACCGTACTGGCCACTGCGCAAAGTATCTTGCAGCACTATTTGATCCGTCATCGCCTGGCCGCTACCTGGGCCACCAAAGAGGCCTTCAACAAGGCGCTGGCGGGCTGTGGCGGGGCGGTGAGCGAGCGACTGCAAGGGTTTTTCGACCTGAGCCTGGGGCAGCGCGGCGTGGATACGTCCGACATTCAGGCGCAGTGGTCTGAGCTGATGGACGAGTTGCGACGGGTTTTGGCGCTGTCAGATGCGCTCGCTACCGTACAGCGGGTGACGGACCTCATCGCACAGAGCGGTGGGTTGATCTGGGCTGCACGCTTGCGCGAAGAGCCGAGTTTGCAGCCGGTGGATACCCTGCTGGCGGACAACTGCCTGGACGTCTGGCGCCTGAGCCGTTTGGCGCATTACCTCGAGAGCATCGATGGTCGGGAAGACCTCAAACGGTTGTTTAAAGTACGCGGCGAGCTGGAGTTGAGCCTGTCGCGGCTGTATCAGGATGCCGTGGTTAAACGGACCTGGCTGCGCTTGTCGGAGAACGCCACGCCAAGTGTCAGGGCGGCCCTTGAGTTGTACCGTACGGCGATCCGTAAAATCGGCAAGGGCACCGGCGTACGTGCCGGTCGTTATCGTCAGGATGCGCGGCTGGCGGCCGATGTGGCGATCTCGGCGATCCCGTGCTGGATCATGCCGCATTACCGGATTTGCGAGAGCCTGCCGGCACAGTACGGTGCGTTTGACCTGGTGATCATCGACGAAGCATCGCAGTCTGATTTGAGTGCATTGCCGGCGTTGCTACGGGCAAGGAAAGTGCTGGTAGTGGGGGATGACAAGCAGGTCTCGCCGGACGGTATCGGCATGGAAGAAGAGCGCGTGCAGACCATGATGACGCGCTTTCTGGGCAATCAGGTGGCGCTGTATCGGCCATTGATGTCACCTGAGCGCTCGCTCTATGACCTGTTCAAAGTGGTGTTTGCCAAGAGCGGAACCATGCTGCGTGAACACTTTCGTTGCGTGGCGCCCATCATTGAATACTCTAAGCGCGAGTTTTATAACCACGAACTCAAGCCACTGCGCCTGCCGATGATGACCGAGCGACTGGACCCGCCGCTGATCGACCTGTTGGTGATGGACGGGGTGAAAAAAGGCAAGTTCAACCTCGGCGAAGCCAATGTGATCGTCGAGGAAATCCGCCGCTTGATTGCCATGCCGCAGATTGCGGGCCGCAGCATCGGCGTGGTCTCGTTGCTGGGAGCCGAGCAAGCGCAAAAAATCATGCAGATGCTGACCCAGGCATTGGGAGAAGAGGTGATCACCCAGTTCCAGATCAGCTGTGGTGACGCGCGTACGTTCCAGGGCAAGGAACGCGACATCATGTTCCTGTCGATGGTCGCGTCCCCGGGTGACTGTTTTGCCAATACCCGTGACTCGATTGCCCAGCGCTTCAACGTGGCGGCTTCACGGGCACGTGACCGCATGTACCTGGTGCGCAGCGTCGAGATCAGCGACCTGAGCCCTGTCGACAGTTTGCGACGGGGCCTGATCGAACACTTCGAAACGCCGTTTGCCCAGGATGCGGTGCAGGTCAGTGACTTGCGCGAGTTGTGTGAATCCGGCTTTGAGTGCGATATGTACGATGAGCTGACCCGACGTGGTTATCGGGTGATCCCGCAGGTCGGCGTGGGCGCCTATCGCATCGACATGGTGGTTGAAGGGCATAACGACAGCCGTCTGGCCATCGAGTGCGATGGCGATCGCTTTCACGGTCCGGATCGCTGGGACAGTGACATGCGCCGGCAACGCATTCTGGAGCGGGCGGGCTGGCGCTTCTGGCGCTGCTTTGCTTCGGCGTTCACCCTCAGTCGCCAAGCGATTGTCGATGACCTGCTGGCAACCTTGAAGGCGATGGACATCGAACCTGCCAGCGGTGAAGGTGCGGCGCCGAGCATTCATGTTGAGCGGCGCCAGGTGTTTGGGTTTCAGCGCGATGATGAAGGGAGCGAAGAGGGCAGCCCGCATCGTCATGACGATCGTCCTGCCAAGGATCCGTTCTTGATCTGGATCCCCGATGTGGCCCATGTCGAGAGTGAAGTCGACTCACTTTTGCCACAGATGGTTTAA
- a CDS encoding autotransporter outer membrane beta-barrel domain-containing protein, which yields MPASPQRLALAIALISSSGFISQTFANDTVLTSPETGALKLSASDSLTLHSNASLTTAKVAVTLKGSTLGKGVVIDNAGSLTSTAGRAIDSSGSEDGEHRYSILNRSGATIQGSNDALRIDTNFSRASLLIDNSGTIRSTGSGQGIDLDALRSHGVSTTVLNRTGGVIRGEFSDGIKTGAHATILNDGEISSGDALTDNDKFDGIDIDSAAGVVVTNHGTVSGGRHGITTDLGATLYNHGEVTGRNGSGFGSDGDGTVINYGTITGTYSGLKPNGDGDGVDIDLVAHIENYGVIEGAGAGGVDKNGFANGSEGIALGGGYVLNAQGARVIGANNALLVDDGSDGSGVAATTLVNQGSIEGQNGFGVKFVGEFDDRVINHGLISGSNGQALDLGAGNDALTLGGASHFNGVVDGGRGDDRVVFEDPAGGSFGNSRNFEWLDVKAGSWTLTSQDDFSAGGKIFSGARLINQGAINGTLTVDEGGVYAGGGSVGNLLVNGTLQTDAQRGSVSVVHDLILDRGATLAYGVNADGSSAPLQVGGSVNLNGATLAINAGHGTYPWLSQYTVLNAGSVNGTFGEVTSDYAFLIPTLSYTPGSVELSYARNDVAFADYASSANGRSAALSLSQLKPGNTLYNALLNTHAQAAASAIEQLAGSSNASLSSATLGATRQVGNSLLAAMYSLGAGHGLQVATSRHDTPSLVATGVPSGVRHLNDPQAQGRLWLQGIGSYGRLDGEHGSNDMTQRTQGGLLGADWALTPDWRMGLLGGYSKTDVDTSSMDGTVNSWHAGAYAIRQSGALALRLGAAYSGHNGDSKRTVAFDGLSDQPKGDYHANSQQAFAELGYVLGSGRLSAEPFVNLGYQRYHRERYTEKGGAAALRVEAQTQENANSTLGVRLAHMGHLQNGMSLTPRLSAGWKHTYGDTGSSTRQAFVLGGTAFNVEGSSLDRNSLVLEAGIDLGLSAHQTLAVGYTGDIGSNSRNHGLMGQWQLSF from the coding sequence ATGCCCGCCTCACCCCAGCGCCTTGCACTCGCCATTGCGCTCATCAGCTCCAGTGGTTTTATCTCGCAGACGTTCGCCAACGACACCGTCCTGACTTCCCCCGAGACCGGCGCCCTGAAACTGAGCGCCAGCGATTCCTTGACCCTCCATTCGAACGCCAGCCTGACGACTGCCAAAGTGGCCGTCACCCTCAAGGGCAGCACCCTCGGCAAGGGGGTCGTGATCGATAACGCAGGCAGCCTGACCTCCACGGCCGGACGTGCCATCGACAGCAGCGGCAGTGAAGACGGCGAACACCGCTACAGTATTCTCAATCGCAGCGGCGCGACGATTCAGGGCAGCAACGATGCCTTGCGTATCGATACCAACTTCAGCCGCGCCAGCCTGCTGATCGATAACAGTGGCACGATCCGCTCCACCGGCAGCGGCCAGGGCATTGACCTCGACGCGTTACGCAGTCACGGCGTTTCCACCACGGTGCTCAATCGTACGGGAGGCGTGATTCGCGGGGAGTTCAGCGACGGGATAAAAACCGGCGCCCATGCAACGATCCTCAACGATGGCGAAATTTCTTCGGGCGATGCACTGACCGACAACGACAAGTTCGACGGCATCGACATAGACTCGGCTGCCGGCGTTGTCGTGACCAACCACGGCACAGTATCCGGCGGACGCCACGGGATAACCACCGACCTGGGCGCCACGTTGTACAACCATGGCGAGGTGACCGGGCGTAACGGTTCGGGCTTCGGCTCGGATGGCGACGGCACGGTGATCAACTACGGCACCATTACCGGTACTTACTCCGGGCTCAAGCCCAACGGTGATGGCGACGGTGTGGACATCGACCTGGTCGCCCATATTGAAAACTACGGGGTGATTGAGGGCGCCGGCGCCGGAGGGGTCGACAAGAACGGCTTCGCCAACGGCAGCGAAGGTATTGCCTTAGGCGGTGGTTATGTCCTCAACGCCCAAGGCGCACGGGTCATTGGTGCCAACAATGCGCTGCTGGTGGATGATGGCAGCGATGGTTCCGGTGTCGCCGCAACGACGCTGGTTAACCAGGGCAGCATTGAGGGGCAAAACGGTTTTGGGGTGAAGTTTGTCGGCGAGTTCGATGATCGGGTGATCAACCACGGCCTGATCAGTGGCAGCAATGGTCAGGCACTGGATCTGGGTGCAGGCAATGACGCGCTGACACTGGGCGGAGCCAGCCACTTCAACGGTGTGGTCGACGGCGGCAGGGGTGATGACCGCGTGGTGTTCGAGGATCCGGCGGGCGGCAGCTTCGGTAACAGTCGAAACTTCGAATGGCTGGACGTGAAGGCCGGCAGTTGGACACTTACCAGCCAGGATGACTTCAGCGCTGGCGGCAAGATTTTCAGCGGCGCACGCCTGATCAATCAGGGCGCCATCAACGGCACCCTGACCGTCGATGAGGGCGGTGTTTATGCGGGCGGGGGCAGTGTCGGCAACCTGTTGGTCAACGGCACGCTGCAAACCGATGCGCAACGGGGCAGCGTAAGCGTCGTCCATGACCTGATACTCGACCGGGGCGCCACCCTGGCCTATGGCGTCAATGCCGATGGCAGCAGTGCGCCCCTGCAAGTCGGAGGCAGCGTCAACCTGAACGGTGCCACCCTGGCAATCAATGCCGGCCATGGCACTTATCCCTGGCTAAGCCAGTACACGGTGCTGAACGCAGGATCGGTCAACGGCACCTTTGGTGAGGTCACCAGTGATTACGCCTTTCTCATCCCCACCCTCAGCTACACCCCGGGCAGCGTTGAGCTGAGCTATGCGCGCAATGACGTGGCGTTTGCCGATTACGCCAGCAGCGCCAACGGTCGCAGTGCAGCCCTCAGCCTCAGCCAGCTCAAACCCGGCAACACGTTGTATAACGCCCTGCTCAATACTCATGCACAAGCCGCTGCGTCAGCCATTGAACAACTGGCAGGCAGCAGCAATGCCAGCCTGAGCAGCGCCACCCTGGGCGCGACCCGACAAGTCGGCAACAGCCTGCTGGCAGCCATGTACTCACTGGGCGCGGGCCACGGGCTACAGGTGGCAACCAGCCGTCACGACACCCCGTCGCTGGTAGCTACCGGGGTTCCGTCCGGAGTACGCCACCTCAATGATCCACAGGCACAAGGTCGACTCTGGCTTCAAGGGATCGGCAGTTACGGTCGACTGGACGGCGAGCACGGCAGCAACGATATGACGCAGCGCACCCAAGGTGGTTTGCTGGGTGCGGATTGGGCGCTGACCCCGGACTGGCGCATGGGTCTGCTGGGGGGTTATTCGAAAACCGACGTTGACACCAGCAGCATGGACGGTACCGTTAACAGTTGGCATGCTGGCGCTTATGCGATTCGCCAAAGCGGGGCCCTGGCCTTGCGTTTGGGGGCTGCCTATAGCGGCCATAACGGTGACAGCAAACGCACCGTCGCGTTTGACGGACTTTCAGATCAGCCCAAAGGCGATTACCACGCCAACAGCCAGCAAGCCTTTGCCGAGCTGGGCTACGTGCTGGGCAGCGGGCGTCTGAGTGCTGAGCCTTTCGTCAATCTGGGTTATCAGCGCTACCACCGTGAACGCTATACCGAAAAAGGCGGTGCCGCAGCACTGCGAGTGGAGGCGCAAACCCAGGAAAACGCCAACAGCACACTGGGCGTGCGTTTAGCACACATGGGCCACCTGCAGAACGGCATGAGCCTGACCCCGCGCCTGAGCGCGGGCTGGAAGCACACCTATGGCGA